The genomic stretch TCGCGCTGTTCGGCACGAGATCGGTGTTGGCCGGCACCACGTCGCTCACCCGGTAATTGGCAAGGGTGGTGCTGCCCAGATTGGCCACGTCGATGCAGTACTCCAGCACGTCACCCGGAAGGCCATTGACGGTGCTTGTCCAGGCCGGGGTCAGGGTTCCCTGGGGACCGAGGTTGCGCACCTGCTTGAAGAGGCGGGTGTAGAGGGTGCCCACCGGGACCGACCCGGAAGCGGTGGGGGCATTGCCCGCCTGCACGCTGGCCGTGTTCACGATGGTGGTCTGGGCCTGACCTGCCGCCGCCTCCAGGCTGCTCGCCGTGGGCACGTCGACAAAGACCACCACCGAACGGCTGGCATTCGGGGCCAAATCGCCCAGCGTCCAGGTCAGGGTCTGGCCGTTGCGGGTGGTGGGCGGCGTATTGCCCGTTTCCCCGGCGGCGTACGGCAGGCTGGTGGGCAGGGTATCGGTCAGTTGTACGCCTGTGGCCGTCAGCCCGCTGGTGTTCGTCACCGTGATGGTGTAGCGCAGCTTGGTCGCGCCGGAGGCGAGCGGATAGCGAATCAGCGCCTGATCGGCCACCTTGCTCACGCTGAGGGCCGCCCCGGGGGTGAGGCTGGAGGCGACGGTGCCAGAGGTCGCCGTGAGGCTGCCGGTGAACAGCGAAGCCGTGGCCGTCGCCTGGTTGTTCACCGTCTGGGCCGTGGTGACCGCAGGGCCGAGCCTCGCGTTGACCGTAAAGCCCACGTTGAAGCTGCCGCCCACATCCACCCGCCCGTCGGTATTTGCCAGCAGCAGGTTAGGATTCGCCGCCGTGCCCGTGAAGGCCGGGTTGAGGTCGGTCCCGTCCAGGTTAACGGTATTCGTCGCCCCGGAGACGGTCGGCGTGCCGCGCAGGGCCGCCGCCGCGACGCTCGCGTTCGCCCGGATCTGGTCAAGCGCGGCGTCGGTGAGCTGGGGCCGTTGCCGCGCCCAGGGGTCGGCCCCGGTCGGCGTGGGGATGGAGGGCGAGAAGGTCGCGTCCCGGACCGTGGCGTCGGGGTGGTAGCCGACATTGAGGGAAGTGTTGCGGTAGGTCAGGGTGTAGGGAATGTCGTAGGAGTAGTCCGGCTGCCGCACCGGGGTTCCCGCCGCCTTGTCCACCGCTACGCTGGGCGGGCAGAAGTCGATGTTGCCGAGAGCGATCCCCTGGCCCCCTCCGCCCTTGAGGGACCCAGTGGTGATGGTGAGGCTGGTGAGCGGCCCTTTGAAGGAGGCGACGCCCTGGCCCTGGCGGTTGACCGCCGTGCCACCCCCCTGGGGCGTCACCTGGGCGCCGTAAGCCGCGTCCACACCCATCAGCGTGTTGTAGGTGGGAGAGGCACTCGCGGCCTTCATCTGCGAGTTGCCCAGGCCCGGTACCGTGACGGTCATGGCCGCGCCCGCTCCGCTGGGAGTGCCTGTATAGGCCTGCACGGCCAGCGCGTGCCCACCACCGACGAGCACATCGGGGTTGAAGGTCTGCCCACCGTAGCTGGCCTGCACCCCGGCCCAGTCGCCGCTCCCGGCCACGCCGCCCACCGCGTCGAGGTCCGTCAGACCGAGCCGCACGTTGATCACGGGCGTGGGAAAGGTGATCACGATGGTATTGGTCGAGGTGTTTCCACCCGCCCGCGTCAGGAAGGATTGGCCGATGTTGGGCTGAATGCTCTCGCTGACCGCCCGCACCTCGTACCAGGAGCCGTAATTGGCGAAGGAGCTGGAGTAGCCCATGATGCCGTTGCCTGTGCCGGAGGCCGAGGTCAGACCCACGGTGATGCTCCGGTTCCCCCTGGAATTGAAAGTCCGGGTGACATTGCCCAGGGAGGTCTGGTTGCTCCCGCTGCTCACGCCCGAGGTGGACCAGTCGATCACGTCGCAGGTCGCGGGGTAGCTGGCGGGGTTGGAGACGGGCTGCTGGGGGACGGCCGTCACGCTGTTGCTGTCTTGACCCGTGTTGTCACTCAAATTTACATCGGTCAAGCTGCTGGGCAGGGTTGCTGTCGCCGTATTGGTCACGCTCGCCCCGGCGGCGGCCGTAACGGTCGCGGTGACCTGAAGCTCGTAAAAGGCACCCCTCGTTAGGGTCGGAAGTGCAACTCCAGGTGTGCCCTGAAGCTGGGCGATGGTTGGTGCCGCAGTGCAGGTATTGCCGGGCGCTGTGGCCGCCGGGGTACAAGTCACGCCCGTCACTGTGAGGCCCGTCACGGCGGGGTCGCGCAGCGTTGCCTCGGTCACGCTGGGCGTGCCACTGTTGGTTACGCGCACGGTATAGGTCGTGGCCGCTCCAGTGATTACGCTGGTCTGACCGTCGCTCTTGGAGACGGTCAGGTCAGACTGACCCACCATGGTGACCGGGGTGGGCGTAGAAGTTTGGGTGGCGACCAGATCGACCGGCGGCAACGGCGTACCTCCGGGGAAGGTATAGCCCGCGTTCGGGCCAGT from Deinococcus budaensis encodes the following:
- a CDS encoding beta strand repeat-containing protein — protein: MGRFLWRKLGCLAALLMLLSTNAAQAQGSTYTCDARLYQIRQPTGSTGSNLFLLDRRNLTGGGTAQWAAVSSVPLNALAFNKADGYFYAVNVTAFTTGTPYRLYRLGTTGATEVANLTQIPTGDQIAAGTIDRNGKMYIKKLTSSTALYTVQLPTSAGGSIGALGTVTLSSAVPTADIAFDPVTNLIYGVHTADIPISDGASVAGVVYEINPVSGSVTTRGAGPAVSTTNAIGTAFFDIAGTLYAYQNGGVFGVINLNTGAFTRITSASPAAQSDGASCVFPDERITVAKSAGSVQALSSTVFRVPYTVTVQNTGPIPDRNVQVTEDLSRTFSAGSPTLSITSAPAISSGTATVNPNFNGTTDTRLLSGTNTLAVGDSVSVTFTVQVTYPNAASVPASGSPVNNVVYASSTSTGPNAGYTFPGGTPLPPVDLVATQTSTPTPVTMVGQSDLTVSKSDGQTSVITGAATTYTVRVTNSGTPSVTEATLRDPAVTGLTVTGVTCTPAATAPGNTCTAAPTIAQLQGTPGVALPTLTRGAFYELQVTATVTAAAGASVTNTATATLPSSLTDVNLSDNTGQDSNSVTAVPQQPVSNPASYPATCDVIDWSTSGVSSGSNQTSLGNVTRTFNSRGNRSITVGLTSASGTGNGIMGYSSSFANYGSWYEVRAVSESIQPNIGQSFLTRAGGNTSTNTIVITFPTPVINVRLGLTDLDAVGGVAGSGDWAGVQASYGGQTFNPDVLVGGGHALAVQAYTGTPSGAGAAMTVTVPGLGNSQMKAASASPTYNTLMGVDAAYGAQVTPQGGGTAVNRQGQGVASFKGPLTSLTITTGSLKGGGGQGIALGNIDFCPPSVAVDKAAGTPVRQPDYSYDIPYTLTYRNTSLNVGYHPDATVRDATFSPSIPTPTGADPWARQRPQLTDAALDQIRANASVAAAALRGTPTVSGATNTVNLDGTDLNPAFTGTAANPNLLLANTDGRVDVGGSFNVGFTVNARLGPAVTTAQTVNNQATATASLFTGSLTATSGTVASSLTPGAALSVSKVADQALIRYPLASGATKLRYTITVTNTSGLTATGVQLTDTLPTSLPYAAGETGNTPPTTRNGQTLTWTLGDLAPNASRSVVVFVDVPTASSLEAAAGQAQTTIVNTASVQAGNAPTASGSVPVGTLYTRLFKQVRNLGPQGTLTPAWTSTVNGLPGDVLEYCIDVANLGSTTLANYRVSDVVPANTDLVPNSATFRQGRMDNPGAAVAGVTVSDTATTDAAGRSTRLLQTSALTLAPGTQHTLCFRASIR